DNA sequence from the Cohnella herbarum genome:
GAAATGTTGCTTCTAACGAAGTTACCCATAGCTGAGATTGCCGAACGCGTCGGTTATCAGACAACGAAATATTTTCACAAATTGTTTAAGGAATACGAAGGTTGCAGCCCCGGGCAGTTTCGTTCGGAGATGTTGGAGCCTGGAACGGAAATCCAAAAATAGTGGACTTTTATCCAATCGTTGTGCCCTTATTTCCGTCGGTTGCCCGATGATACACTGGTTCAAGAAGGAAGCGCATACACCTTCTCATACCATTAAGGGGGAAAGAAAGATGAAAAGAAAAAAGCTAACAGCATTCGCGCTAATTCTCGCCTTGATCTTGATCGTTAGCGCTTGTGGAAGCGGTTCCAAAAACGGTAATTCAAACGGAGGGGCGAGCGCCGGCAATGGAAGCAACGAACCGTCTGGAGAGAAAATCACCCTTAAGCTGATGCACTTGTGGCCGGACGGGAGCAACTCCGCGCAGAACAAGGTTATCAAGCAAATTATTGAGGAATATCAAACCGCCAACCCGAACGTCACGATTAATACGGAGGTACTGGAGAACGAGCAATACAAGAACAAGCTGAAGGTGCTTTCGGCTTCGAACGATCTTCCGGACGTTGGATTTACTTGGGCTGCCGGATTTATGGAGCCATACGTCAAAGGAAACATGTTCACGTCGCTGGATGATCTTCTCCAAGGCGATCTGAAAGATAAATTCGTAGCGGGAACTACGGACGGTTATGCCTTCGACGGTAAAACTTACGGTCTGCCGGTAGAATTGAACATCGTTCCGGTGTACTACAACAAAGAGATTTTCTCCCAGAACAATCTGCAACCGCCGCAAACTCTGGACGAACTTAAGAACATTATCAAAACCTTGAACGATAAAGGCGTTACGCCGATTACGCTTGGAGCTAAGGATGCTTGGACGGCTTCGTTCTGGTACATGTACCTTGTTGACCGTTTGGGAGGTCCGGATCTGTTGGACGAATCGATCGCGAACAACACGTTCACCGATCCATCCTTGATCGAAGCCGCTAAGCAAGCGCAGGAGCTCGTCGATATGAAGGCATTCGTCAAAGGCTTTAACGGCTTGTCTAACGACGAAGCCAAATCCGAATTCATGAACGGCAAAGCGGCCATGTACGCGATGGGAACATGGGAAGTGCCGAACTATACGACGAATCCGGACGTGCCGCAGGAATTCAAAGACAAAATCGGTTACTTCAAATTCCCGACGGCCGCAGGCGGTAAAGGCGATGTGTCCGATTGGGTAGGCGGCGTAGGCGTAGGGCTCTTCGTGTCCGAGAAGTCCAAATACAAAGAGGAAGCCAAAAATTTCGTCAGCTTCTTCGTTCAGAAGTGGGGAGAGCACTCCGTCACCGATGCCGGCATTATCCCGGCAACGAAAGTCGACACGGCTACGGTTAAGCTGCCTCAGATGTTCATCGATCTGTTGAACGAGTTAAACTCGGCCAAGAAAGTTACGCTTTACGCGGACGTTCAGATGAAGCCGGTCGCTTCCGAAGAACATCATAACCTGGTGCAGGCTTTGTTCGGAAAAGCTGTTACGCCGGAGGAGTTCGCGAAGAAGCAAGAGGATGCTTTGAAAGCCGGGAAATAAAGATAGGCAATGAAAGGGGAAGGACGTACCGGAACGTTCCGGCTATGTCCTTCTTCTTCGTATAGCATAAGGAGGGTTTGCCATCAATGGAAAAAGTCATGTCGAACAAATGGATTATCGCTCTCTACGTGCTGCCATCCTTACTATTAATAGTAGCCATTATTTATTTGCCGATCGTACTGACGGGATATTACGGACTTATGGAATGGGACGGAATCAGCCCGATGGCTTTTATCGGTTTGGATAATTACGCTACCCTAATGCGCGACGAGAAGTTCTGGAGCAGCGTTAACCATTCCTTCCTGTTCGCGGTTCTATCAACGGTATTTCTAATCGTCTATATGTCGGTTGCGTTGGTTTTATCGGGCAACATTCGCGGAGCAAATCTCTTTCGGAAAATCTATCTGATTCCGATGCTGTTGTCGTCCGTCGCGATTGCCCAGCTGTGGTTGAAAATTTACCATCCGACGACGGGGATACTCAATGATCTGCTTACAACCTTCGGGGTCAAGGAAACGCCGGATTGGCTTGCCGATCCCGCAATCGTGCTCGGCGCTCTGTTCGTTCCGATACTTTGGCAATATGCCGGATTTTATATCTTGATCTATTATGCCGCTTTCAAGAGCATTCCCGCGTCGCTTATCGAGGCCGCTCGTATAGACGGTGCCTCCCCGTGGCAGATTGCCGTGCGAATCAAGGTTCCGCTTATTTCCGAGGTGATCAAAGTAACGATAGTGCTTGCGGTTGTCGGTTCCTTAAAATATTTCGACCTGATCTACGTCATGACCGACGGCGGGCCGAACGGAGCGAGCGAGGTTATGGCTTCCTACATGTACCATAAAGCATTCCGGGGTTTCGAGTTCGGGTACGGTAGCGCAATCGGTTTCTTCCTATTGCTCATTTGCCTGGTAGCTACGTGGGTCATTCGTAGATTAACCGCGACTAAAGACACGATACAATATTCTTAATAGGAGGAGAACCGAATGACAACCGCCGAAACGGCCATTAAACGACGCAAGAACCCTGCATCCCGTTCGATCGGGGGCGGAATCGTCTACGGACTGTTGTACGTCGTGCTCATCTTAGCTTCCGTGCTTCAGATTCTTCCGCTCGTCTGGCTCTTCTTCTTCTCGTTGAAGAACAGCCAGGAAGTATTCGAGCTCCCGCCTTTCGCGCTGCCTTCCAAACCGCGCTGGGAGAACTATGAAAGCGTATGGTCGCAAGGCAATATCAGCAAATACTTCTTTAACAGCGTATGGATTACGGTCGTCTCCGTCATTCTTACTATCCTTCTCGCAAGCCTCGTCACTTTCGCGATGACGAGGATGAGATGGAAGCTGCGCCCGTTCGTGCTCGGACTGTTCATGGTCGGGATGATGATTCCCGTTCATTCAACGTTAATACCTTTATTTAATCTGTTCCAGAAACTTCATCTGACGGATAACCAGGCTAACCTCGTCCTCTCGTATACGGCGTTCAATTTGCCGATTACCATTATGATTTTACTTGGATTCTATTACGCGCTCCCGCGGGAGGTCGAGGAAGCGGCCGTCATGGACGGTTGCGGCGTGAACCGGGTGTTTTTCCAGATCGTACTTCCGATGACCGCTTCCGTTATCGTTACCGCTGCCATTATCAATATGATCTATAATTGGAACGAATTTATTTTCGTCAACACGTTCATAAGTTCGGATCATCTGAAGACGCTCACCGTCGGCGTGCAAAATTTCGTCGGCCAATATACGACCAATTGGGGCGCGGTCGGAGCGACGCTCATGATCAGTATTTTACCGATCCTGCTCGCTTTCTTATTGCTTAGCAACCGGATCGTCGAAGGGATTGCCGCGGGATCCGTTAAAGGTTGATCTCCCAGCTTCTTGCGTCGGTTACGCAACTTGCCATAATCCCGGCGGCAATGCCGGGGTTGTCGCGCGTGTTAGTTTGCCAATGATGTAAAGTTCACGAAGAATTTTCTATATTTTATTAGGTATACAAAAATGTACCCCATTGAGTAAGATAAGATTGGATTCCACAATTCAGCGTGTATCCATCTTCTGACTCTTAATATGGAAGCGATTACATTGAGGTGCGGGGAGTTGGAGGCCTAATGAAAAAAGTGATCTTGGTAGACGATGAAATTTTCGCGCGCAAAGGACTGATGGTGCTTATTCCGTGGGAAAAGTACGGGTATGAAATCATCGGCGAAGCGGATGACGGCGAAGAAGCGCTTCATCTGATCGAACGGCTAGCGCCAGATCTGGTCATCACCGATATTCGCATGCCCGTACTGGATGGTCTTGAACTTATTCAAACGGTACGGAAACGCAATGGCAAGTCGACGAAATTCATCATCATTAGCGGCTATGGAGATTTTAAGTATGCGCAGCATGCGGTTCGATTCGGCGTTCAAGATTATTTACTCAAGCCGATCGACGAGATCGAACTGATCGATACGCTGGAGCGTATCTCGAAAGAAATAGACAGTACGCCGAGTTGGTCGCAAGCCGACAATCGCGTCATTCAATCCTCAATGTTCGAGAAACTTCTGTCGGGTCAGATGGACGATAAAAGCTTGTCGGAAGCCGCCCAATCGTTGGGCCTGCCGGAAGATAAGCCTTTGCGTTATTTTGCGTTGGAATTGAACGATGCTCCGATGGCATTAAACGAAGCCGAGCGCGTGAATCGGGTCGAGCAGGCAAAGGAAGCGGCCGAAGCAATTCTGGCTAGACATATTCAAGGCAAAGAGCCTTTCTTATACGCGCGGAGTTTATCGGAATTGGGTTTTCTTGCGTTCGTCACCGGAGCGGAAGGCGCCGGAAGGCTGGCGGAGGAGCTTGTTCGGACGGTAAGCGGCAAGATCGAGGGGGTTCTTAGGGTTTACGTGGGAGAAGTGTCGCCTACGCTTGCTCTTATCCGAAAATCGTACTTGACCGCATTAGACGCGATGGAGCATAAATACGTTTTCGACGCCAAAAGCGTAACGCTCCATGAAGACACGAAGGGCGTCGTGTTGCAAGTCAAAGAAATCGAGCCCGCGATTTACTCCGGATTGATAGAAAGCCTGGAACTGCATGACGGCGATAAGATGCTTATGCTCGTGACCCGGATGTTCGCGGCATTTCAAGAGCAAAGCTATAGCCCGGAATCGATTACGGCTTCCATCTCGAGGTGCGTGCATGGGATCACCCGCGTCATTCAGACGATGCAAGGTAACGAGAGCACGATCGGTACTTTGAAACCGATCATGCATTGGCATCACGAGCCGAGAACGCTTCAAGGGATTAAACGGTTGTTCGTTGATTTCTTATCCGAATGCGCCGACTATATTACGGAATTGAGAAGCTCCAAGGGGAAAGGCGAAATCGGGAAAATCAAACAATATATCGAAAGTCATTACAACGAGAATATGAGCTTGAAGAGCATTTCCAAGCTTTTTTTCATGAATCCGGTCTACTTAGGTCAACTCTTCAAGAAAACATACGGCGTTTACTTCAATGAATTTCTGCTTCATATCCGGATTGACGAAGCCAAGAAGCAGCTCAGGCAAACCGATAAGAAGGTGTACGAGATCGCGGCGAACGTCGGGTTCGGCAACGCGGATTATTTCGTAAGTCAATTCGAGAAGGTGGAAGGAAAAACGCCGACCGAATATAAGAATGCCATGATCTCGAAAGCATAGGCATCGCGGGGGGAACATGGATCATGAGGGTACGAGGCGCGCTAGATAATATTAGGCTTAGAAACAAAATGCTGATCATTTACTTTTTATCCGTCCTTGTCCCGGTCATCCTGACGAATGTCATCTTTTACAATATTACGACGAATAACGTCAAGAAGCAGAAGATGGACGATTTGTCGCTGGCTATCGAGCAGATGCGCAATGAATTTCTCTATCAGATCGACGTGGTCGTCGGAATTTCAACCGTTCTGTACAATGACTCGATATTAAACGAATATTTGGACCAGCAATATGACATCCCTTCGGACTATGTTATGAATTATCACTCCTATATTACGGATATGCTGGAGAAATACGCGCCGGTGTACAGAGCGATCCAGAATATCAGTCTCTTTACGGACAACAATACGATTATTTACGGGGGGTCCGTTCTTGCGATTTCGGATATAGAGAAAGAAGACTGGTATAAGAGACTGGAGAGCTCCAGAACCTCTAATCCGATCATCGTGCGAGATACTAACTCGACCACGCAACCGTCGATCAGCATCGTTCGCAAGATGAGCAGTGCTGTCGGACAAACCCACTATGAGAAAGTAATCAAAATCGATCTCCACCCCGAGTTGATCAAGCAAATGTTCAGCAATGTAATGTTTGAAGGAAACGTAATCTTGCTCGCGGATGATGAGGTGCAGTATGAATCCTCGCCGAATGAGAATAAGGAGCAAGGGGACAAGGCTCATCATGCGGCGGAGGATGGCGCGATCGTGCTTGAAGAGAACTTTCCATCCGTGGAATATCTCGAAGGCTGGCGTATTAGCGGTGAATTCCAAGAATGGAAAGTACTCGAGGACGTGCGCAAATCCAGAGAATTCGTCATTTATATGGCGCTCCCGAATGTGCTCGTTCCGACGTTGATCATTATTTGGTTCACGCGTTCTCTGAACGTTCGTCTTATTCGGATTCTGAAACATATGAAACGCGTGAAAAATCATAGCTTCGAAACGATCGACAACGAGGAAACGAAGGACGAGATCGGTCAGTTAACGACGGAATTCAATCGAATGACTTCGCAAATCAGTAGTCTAATCCACGACGTGTACAAAGCGGATATTCAGAAGAAAGAGTTGGAGCTGAAACGGAATCAGACCCAGCTTCATGCCTTGCAAAGCCAGATCAATCCGCATTTTCTCTTTAATTCGCTCGAAACGATCCGTATGAGGAGCTTAATGAAATCCGAAGAGGAGACCGCCAAGATCATTCATCACATGGCGAAAATTTTCCGC
Encoded proteins:
- a CDS encoding carbohydrate ABC transporter permease — protein: MTTAETAIKRRKNPASRSIGGGIVYGLLYVVLILASVLQILPLVWLFFFSLKNSQEVFELPPFALPSKPRWENYESVWSQGNISKYFFNSVWITVVSVILTILLASLVTFAMTRMRWKLRPFVLGLFMVGMMIPVHSTLIPLFNLFQKLHLTDNQANLVLSYTAFNLPITIMILLGFYYALPREVEEAAVMDGCGVNRVFFQIVLPMTASVIVTAAIINMIYNWNEFIFVNTFISSDHLKTLTVGVQNFVGQYTTNWGAVGATLMISILPILLAFLLLSNRIVEGIAAGSVKG
- a CDS encoding extracellular solute-binding protein, translated to MKRKKLTAFALILALILIVSACGSGSKNGNSNGGASAGNGSNEPSGEKITLKLMHLWPDGSNSAQNKVIKQIIEEYQTANPNVTINTEVLENEQYKNKLKVLSASNDLPDVGFTWAAGFMEPYVKGNMFTSLDDLLQGDLKDKFVAGTTDGYAFDGKTYGLPVELNIVPVYYNKEIFSQNNLQPPQTLDELKNIIKTLNDKGVTPITLGAKDAWTASFWYMYLVDRLGGPDLLDESIANNTFTDPSLIEAAKQAQELVDMKAFVKGFNGLSNDEAKSEFMNGKAAMYAMGTWEVPNYTTNPDVPQEFKDKIGYFKFPTAAGGKGDVSDWVGGVGVGLFVSEKSKYKEEAKNFVSFFVQKWGEHSVTDAGIIPATKVDTATVKLPQMFIDLLNELNSAKKVTLYADVQMKPVASEEHHNLVQALFGKAVTPEEFAKKQEDALKAGK
- a CDS encoding sensor histidine kinase produces the protein MRVRGALDNIRLRNKMLIIYFLSVLVPVILTNVIFYNITTNNVKKQKMDDLSLAIEQMRNEFLYQIDVVVGISTVLYNDSILNEYLDQQYDIPSDYVMNYHSYITDMLEKYAPVYRAIQNISLFTDNNTIIYGGSVLAISDIEKEDWYKRLESSRTSNPIIVRDTNSTTQPSISIVRKMSSAVGQTHYEKVIKIDLHPELIKQMFSNVMFEGNVILLADDEVQYESSPNENKEQGDKAHHAAEDGAIVLEENFPSVEYLEGWRISGEFQEWKVLEDVRKSREFVIYMALPNVLVPTLIIIWFTRSLNVRLIRILKHMKRVKNHSFETIDNEETKDEIGQLTTEFNRMTSQISSLIHDVYKADIQKKELELKRNQTQLHALQSQINPHFLFNSLETIRMRSLMKSEEETAKIIHHMAKIFRKSLSWGKDLVTVKDELELVESFLQIQKYRFGDKLNYRIEADDASLLELIPKMTLQPLVENASIHGIEPLKQGGKIDIHIERLEDKLIFTIMDNGIGMDEERVKLIYSYLESEEVIGERIGVQNVIYRLKLIYGDRFRLQIDSSPGQGTSIRLQITVE
- a CDS encoding response regulator transcription factor, translating into MKKVILVDDEIFARKGLMVLIPWEKYGYEIIGEADDGEEALHLIERLAPDLVITDIRMPVLDGLELIQTVRKRNGKSTKFIIISGYGDFKYAQHAVRFGVQDYLLKPIDEIELIDTLERISKEIDSTPSWSQADNRVIQSSMFEKLLSGQMDDKSLSEAAQSLGLPEDKPLRYFALELNDAPMALNEAERVNRVEQAKEAAEAILARHIQGKEPFLYARSLSELGFLAFVTGAEGAGRLAEELVRTVSGKIEGVLRVYVGEVSPTLALIRKSYLTALDAMEHKYVFDAKSVTLHEDTKGVVLQVKEIEPAIYSGLIESLELHDGDKMLMLVTRMFAAFQEQSYSPESITASISRCVHGITRVIQTMQGNESTIGTLKPIMHWHHEPRTLQGIKRLFVDFLSECADYITELRSSKGKGEIGKIKQYIESHYNENMSLKSISKLFFMNPVYLGQLFKKTYGVYFNEFLLHIRIDEAKKQLRQTDKKVYEIAANVGFGNADYFVSQFEKVEGKTPTEYKNAMISKA
- a CDS encoding carbohydrate ABC transporter permease, with product MEKVMSNKWIIALYVLPSLLLIVAIIYLPIVLTGYYGLMEWDGISPMAFIGLDNYATLMRDEKFWSSVNHSFLFAVLSTVFLIVYMSVALVLSGNIRGANLFRKIYLIPMLLSSVAIAQLWLKIYHPTTGILNDLLTTFGVKETPDWLADPAIVLGALFVPILWQYAGFYILIYYAAFKSIPASLIEAARIDGASPWQIAVRIKVPLISEVIKVTIVLAVVGSLKYFDLIYVMTDGGPNGASEVMASYMYHKAFRGFEFGYGSAIGFFLLLICLVATWVIRRLTATKDTIQYS